The following proteins are encoded in a genomic region of Paenibacillus sp. FSL R7-0273:
- a CDS encoding cupin domain-containing protein has protein sequence MASIFNVANTAFTQKQSPVPEFAWHTSEKLAVMAGSKHLIFDIRSLDPGKYSYPYHFHRNAEELFVIIEGKAMLRTPEGIEELSAGDIVFFETGPEGAHQLYNHTELPCRYFDLRTNNGLDVAEYPDSGKINILPYEELYQAADQVDYYKGEDNTKEIWEQLYCADRGDNH, from the coding sequence AAAGCAGTCTCCGGTACCTGAGTTTGCCTGGCATACCAGTGAGAAGCTGGCTGTTATGGCTGGCTCGAAGCATCTGATTTTTGATATCCGCTCGCTAGACCCCGGAAAGTACTCATATCCGTATCATTTCCATAGAAATGCGGAAGAACTTTTTGTGATAATAGAAGGTAAGGCCATGCTTAGAACACCGGAAGGAATTGAGGAGCTGAGTGCAGGGGATATCGTGTTTTTTGAGACAGGTCCGGAGGGGGCGCATCAGCTGTATAATCATACGGAGCTTCCCTGCAGGTACTTTGATCTGCGCACGAACAATGGTCTGGACGTTGCAGAGTACCCGGATTCCGGCAAAATTAATATTTTGCCCTATGAAGAGCTGTATCAGGCGGCGGATCAGGTGGATTATTACAAGGGCGAGGATAACACAAAAGAGATATGGGAGCAGTTATATTGTGCAGATAGAGGGGATAACCATTGA
- a CDS encoding NUDIX hydrolase: protein MKVTIHRNAEEEEVSLKYVVIAVRQGSQWIMARHKDRNTWEFAGGHIDSGEAADAAAARELYEETGAEEFTITPVCIYSVAIEGVPESFGKLYLADVNRFGQLPQYEMAEIKDFTEIPDNLTYPLIVPALAAEAEAYMRQGERV, encoded by the coding sequence TTGAAAGTAACTATACATAGGAATGCAGAAGAAGAAGAGGTTTCGTTAAAATATGTAGTCATTGCTGTCAGGCAAGGCAGCCAGTGGATCATGGCCAGACATAAGGACCGGAATACATGGGAGTTCGCCGGAGGCCACATTGACTCTGGTGAAGCGGCGGATGCTGCTGCGGCCAGGGAGCTGTATGAAGAGACGGGTGCAGAGGAATTTACAATAACGCCGGTCTGCATCTATTCAGTAGCCATAGAGGGGGTGCCCGAAAGCTTCGGCAAGCTCTACCTTGCGGATGTGAACAGGTTCGGGCAGCTCCCCCAGTATGAGATGGCTGAGATAAAGGATTTTACGGAAATACCGGATAACCTGACCTATCCGCTGATCGTCCCTGCGCTGGCAGCCGAAGCAGAGGCCTATATGCGGCAAGGTGAAAGAGTCTAG
- the metG gene encoding methionine--tRNA ligase has protein sequence MTNIFIGGAWPYANGSLHLGRLASILPGDILARYHRAKGDRVLYVSGSDCHGTPVAVQAAKEGVTPGDFAGRYHQEFTECFTRLGFTYDLYTRTDQPQHHRVVQELFLQLLDHGYLYTKSTLQCYCEQDQRFLPDRYVEGLCPHCGQPARGDQCDYCSALLDPSELLERVCKICGTPPVLRPTEHYYLALSKLQKELTAYAEAEHGWRENAVKLTQRYLQEGLQDRAATRDLDWGVDVPADGFSGKKIYVWIEAVSGYLSASKQWALQTGESWEDFWLEHREDSTGEQPDILAYYVHGKDNVPFHSLIWPAILTAAGGLHLPDRLLACEYMTLEGQKFSTSRNWAVWVPDILSRYQPDSIRYFLVANGPEKRDTDFSWREFIHSHNGELLGAFGNFVNRSLAFINKAFGGRVPGGAAEPLWESKIDILYGDAGKLIEAGRFKDALELIFSGIRQANKYFDGQKPWIELKENPAACATTLYNCVQIIANLANLLNPFIPFSCGRIRSFLSLGQPCWHSISVAEGQTVQDLTLLFERIDLKQIEEETGLLERNLK, from the coding sequence ATGACGAATATTTTTATTGGAGGGGCCTGGCCTTATGCCAACGGCTCTCTACATTTGGGCAGGCTGGCAAGCATTCTGCCGGGGGACATCCTTGCCCGCTACCACCGGGCCAAGGGCGACCGGGTGCTGTACGTATCAGGCAGTGACTGTCACGGAACACCGGTGGCTGTGCAGGCCGCCAAGGAGGGTGTAACTCCAGGAGATTTTGCCGGCAGATATCATCAGGAATTCACAGAATGCTTCACCAGACTGGGCTTCACCTATGATCTGTACACACGCACGGATCAGCCGCAGCATCACCGGGTGGTTCAGGAGCTTTTTTTGCAGCTGCTGGATCACGGTTATCTGTACACAAAGTCAACCTTACAGTGTTATTGTGAGCAGGATCAGCGTTTTCTGCCTGACCGGTACGTAGAGGGCCTCTGCCCGCATTGCGGACAGCCGGCCAGGGGTGACCAGTGCGATTATTGCTCAGCCCTGCTTGACCCGTCCGAGCTGCTGGAGCGGGTCTGTAAAATCTGCGGTACTCCGCCCGTTCTGCGGCCAACGGAGCATTATTATCTCGCGTTATCGAAGCTGCAGAAGGAGCTGACCGCTTATGCGGAGGCGGAGCACGGCTGGAGAGAAAATGCGGTAAAGCTGACACAGCGTTACCTGCAGGAAGGTCTGCAGGACCGCGCAGCAACACGGGACCTGGACTGGGGTGTGGATGTGCCGGCGGACGGCTTCAGCGGCAAAAAAATCTATGTATGGATCGAGGCGGTCAGCGGTTATTTATCCGCAAGTAAGCAGTGGGCCCTGCAAACCGGCGAAAGCTGGGAGGACTTCTGGCTGGAACACCGGGAGGACAGTACCGGGGAGCAGCCGGACATTCTTGCTTACTATGTGCACGGCAAAGACAATGTGCCCTTCCACAGCCTGATCTGGCCTGCTATCCTGACAGCCGCCGGCGGGCTGCACCTGCCGGACCGGCTGCTCGCCTGTGAATATATGACACTGGAGGGGCAGAAATTCTCCACCAGCCGCAACTGGGCCGTCTGGGTGCCGGATATTCTCAGCCGCTATCAGCCGGATTCCATCCGTTACTTTCTGGTTGCGAACGGGCCTGAGAAGCGGGACACCGATTTCTCCTGGCGGGAATTTATCCACAGCCATAACGGCGAGCTGCTTGGCGCCTTCGGAAATTTCGTCAACCGCAGCCTGGCTTTTATTAATAAAGCATTCGGCGGCCGGGTGCCTGGCGGAGCAGCAGAGCCGTTATGGGAGAGCAAAATTGATATCCTGTATGGCGATGCGGGAAAGCTGATTGAAGCAGGCCGGTTTAAGGATGCGCTGGAGCTGATCTTTTCCGGTATCCGCCAGGCCAACAAATATTTCGACGGGCAGAAGCCCTGGATTGAGCTGAAGGAAAACCCTGCCGCCTGTGCCACCACCCTTTATAACTGTGTGCAGATCATCGCTAATCTGGCTAACCTGCTGAATCCGTTCATTCCTTTTTCCTGCGGCAGGATACGTTCCTTCCTCTCGCTCGGACAGCCTTGCTGGCACAGCATCTCTGTGGCTGAAGGCCAGACTGTTCAAGACCTGACCCTGCTGTTTGAGCGGATAGATCTGAAACAGATTGAGGAAGAGACCGGGCTGCTGGAGCGGAATTTAAAATAA
- a CDS encoding GNAT family N-acetyltransferase yields the protein MAAEIIHVTTEEQLQMGLDIRKKVFVEEQQVPAEEEIDEYDVIGDQVHHLLVIDEGLPVATGRLIYYKAGSAKMQRIAVHKEYRSKGYGRVLLMALEERAKELGLVFSVLDAQCQAEDFYAKQGYEVISEEPFYDAGILHVRMQKKL from the coding sequence ATGGCAGCGGAAATTATACATGTAACGACAGAGGAGCAGCTTCAGATGGGGCTGGACATCCGCAAAAAAGTATTTGTGGAGGAGCAGCAGGTACCGGCGGAAGAGGAAATAGATGAATACGATGTGATCGGTGATCAGGTGCATCATCTGCTGGTGATAGATGAAGGTCTGCCGGTAGCCACCGGCAGGCTGATCTACTATAAAGCGGGCTCTGCCAAAATGCAGCGCATCGCGGTGCATAAGGAGTACCGCAGCAAGGGCTACGGCCGTGTCCTGCTGATGGCGCTTGAGGAGCGGGCCAAGGAGCTGGGGCTGGTGTTCTCGGTGCTGGATGCACAGTGCCAGGCGGAGGATTTTTATGCCAAGCAGGGCTATGAGGTTATTTCGGAAGAGCCGTTCTATGATGCCGGTATTCTGCATGTGAGAATGCAGAAGAAGCTGTAG
- a CDS encoding DUF3892 domain-containing protein gives MNNNERERFVAAQRNGDGDLLKFQTSSGRVLDYQQALQEVQAGGIAGVNIFKGKDGGLYIRGDADGDPTNNLDQLPQF, from the coding sequence ATTAACAACAATGAACGTGAGCGTTTTGTAGCAGCACAGCGTAACGGTGATGGAGACCTGCTGAAGTTCCAGACCTCTTCCGGCCGTGTACTTGATTATCAGCAGGCGCTGCAGGAGGTACAGGCCGGAGGTATTGCCGGAGTGAATATTTTTAAGGGAAAAGACGGCGGGCTGTATATCCGCGGAGATGCGGATGGTGACCCGACCAATAATCTCGACCAGCTGCCGCAGTTTTAG
- a CDS encoding spore germination protein gives MFSLFRKPKANIGKAPKAAEIAASAPEPGKELGQRVQWFEERLDNCVDAVFRTFTGAGGQQYALVFLGGIADLELLQEDLINPLTREDSRDKGATGPEADFSRLLITSCNVSGDYEEVMQYVLEGAVLLIIDGEDRMICYPYARFEKRSIGEAQNEVVIRGSREAFVEEVRTNVTMLRRRIKSPGLKVQSTYIGRHTRTEVLVIHLEGICRPELVEEVHHRLSKIEIDGVLESSYLEEFIEDHPYSPFPQIQNTERPDTAAAALLEGRIVILTDGTPIALIAPVTFPVFFQSPEDYYQRSYASTWIRWIRLLFMFVSLLAPSFYIALTTYHPEMIPASLLFSVAAAREPVPFPALFEAFIMEIVFEGLREASIRIPSAIGQAVSILGTLVIGEAAVRAGIVSSPMVIIVSLTGISSFIVPSYSLGLTLRLIRFPIMLLSGSFGLLGLSIGIYLVLLHLVVLSSFGVPYLAPIAPLKWKDIKDTLTRAPWRLMKTRPSVYGMEPTRRLKTILHNDGDDRD, from the coding sequence ATGTTCTCATTATTCCGAAAACCTAAAGCGAACATCGGCAAGGCCCCGAAAGCTGCTGAGATTGCCGCGTCCGCACCAGAGCCGGGTAAAGAGCTCGGGCAGCGGGTTCAGTGGTTCGAGGAACGGCTGGACAATTGTGTGGATGCGGTATTCCGGACCTTCACAGGCGCAGGCGGGCAGCAATATGCCCTTGTGTTTCTGGGCGGGATTGCCGATCTGGAGCTGCTGCAGGAGGATCTGATCAATCCGCTTACACGAGAAGACTCCCGGGATAAGGGGGCAACCGGACCTGAGGCGGATTTCAGCCGTCTGCTGATTACCTCCTGCAATGTAAGCGGGGATTACGAGGAAGTGATGCAGTATGTGCTTGAGGGCGCGGTGCTGCTGATTATAGACGGTGAGGACCGGATGATCTGCTACCCGTATGCCCGGTTTGAGAAGCGCAGCATCGGTGAAGCGCAGAATGAGGTGGTTATCCGCGGCTCCCGTGAAGCCTTCGTGGAGGAAGTTAGGACGAATGTAACGATGCTGCGGCGCCGGATCAAAAGCCCGGGGCTGAAGGTTCAGAGCACCTATATTGGCAGACACACCCGTACAGAGGTGCTAGTCATTCATTTGGAAGGAATTTGCCGCCCCGAGCTTGTCGAGGAGGTGCATCACCGGCTGTCCAAAATCGAAATCGACGGCGTACTGGAGAGCAGTTATCTTGAGGAGTTCATTGAGGATCACCCGTATTCACCGTTTCCGCAGATTCAGAATACAGAGCGGCCGGATACTGCAGCAGCAGCTCTTTTGGAGGGGCGGATTGTGATCTTGACCGACGGTACTCCGATCGCGTTGATTGCACCGGTGACCTTTCCTGTCTTTTTTCAATCTCCGGAGGATTATTATCAGCGTTCCTACGCCTCGACCTGGATCCGCTGGATCAGATTGCTGTTTATGTTCGTTTCCCTGCTGGCACCATCCTTTTATATTGCACTAACCACCTATCACCCGGAGATGATTCCGGCTAGCCTGCTCTTTAGTGTTGCTGCAGCGCGTGAGCCTGTTCCGTTCCCCGCGCTGTTCGAAGCGTTCATTATGGAGATTGTCTTCGAAGGCCTGAGGGAAGCCAGCATCCGCATCCCGTCAGCGATCGGCCAGGCTGTGTCCATTCTGGGTACACTGGTTATAGGCGAGGCGGCAGTCCGAGCAGGTATTGTCTCATCACCTATGGTCATTATCGTATCCCTGACAGGAATCTCCTCGTTTATTGTTCCCAGCTACAGTCTGGGGCTTACGCTGCGGCTTATCCGTTTTCCGATTATGCTCCTCTCGGGGAGCTTTGGTCTGCTTGGCCTGTCAATCGGGATCTATCTGGTGCTGCTTCATCTGGTCGTGCTTTCTTCCTTCGGCGTGCCTTATCTGGCTCCGATTGCACCTCTTAAATGGAAGGATATTAAAGATACCCTGACCCGCGCACCCTGGAGGCTAATGAAGACCAGACCCTCTGTTTATGGAATGGAGCCGACAAGGCGGTTAAAAACCATACTTCACAATGATGGGGATGACCGGGATTGA
- a CDS encoding Ger(x)C family spore germination protein: MSGSKVYKKIAALVLIMTLQSLVLTGCWSRIEINDRMLVVAMFLDEQEDGKVLLTLGYAKPNQIASGAGGESPGSSMPYATIQGEGRNISEAYRNIQTNASREIFWGQVKIIVMGEQYARTGVQPLLDFVNRKSAIPLKTYILVAKGTAEAISMFPTQIEKFPSEIFRELIARKKIITGSVKHFMIAREYGRGMILSYLSPNPDKSEGHQIRVLGAALFQDNQMVDTLDVYKTRGAMWLRGNIKDAIITFPSPSDGELISLLIIGAKSKISLSRKDEKFVYTLKLDIESIVDSSNSSLEMADPDTMRHLQKILSGEVESRIMQAFEASVKAGSDAFQLGSHIAWNYPAEWKAVKEDWSSVYKERVKLEVQTKAEIKLLGAQKK, from the coding sequence TTGAGCGGATCGAAGGTGTATAAAAAAATAGCTGCCCTTGTCCTTATCATGACTCTGCAGTCTCTGGTGCTTACCGGCTGCTGGTCCAGGATCGAGATTAATGACCGGATGCTGGTGGTGGCGATGTTCCTTGATGAGCAGGAGGACGGCAAGGTTCTGCTTACGCTGGGGTATGCCAAGCCTAACCAGATTGCCTCGGGAGCAGGCGGCGAGTCGCCGGGGTCATCGATGCCTTATGCGACTATCCAGGGGGAAGGGCGCAATATTTCAGAGGCTTACCGCAATATCCAGACCAATGCTTCGCGCGAGATTTTTTGGGGACAGGTAAAAATCATTGTCATGGGCGAGCAGTATGCCCGCACAGGCGTTCAGCCGCTGCTGGACTTCGTCAACCGCAAGTCGGCGATCCCGCTGAAAACCTATATTCTGGTGGCAAAAGGAACCGCAGAGGCCATTTCAATGTTTCCTACCCAGATTGAGAAATTTCCGAGTGAAATCTTCCGTGAGCTGATAGCCCGCAAAAAGATCATTACAGGTAGCGTGAAGCATTTTATGATTGCCCGGGAATACGGCAGAGGTATGATTCTGTCTTACCTTAGTCCTAACCCTGACAAGTCAGAAGGCCATCAGATCCGGGTGCTTGGTGCAGCGCTGTTTCAGGACAACCAGATGGTTGATACGCTTGATGTTTACAAGACGAGAGGGGCTATGTGGCTGCGCGGCAACATTAAGGACGCGATCATCACCTTTCCGTCACCGTCTGACGGAGAGCTGATCAGCCTGCTGATTATCGGTGCCAAGTCTAAAATAAGCCTGAGCCGGAAGGATGAAAAGTTTGTTTACACCCTGAAGCTTGATATCGAGAGCATCGTGGATTCCTCCAATTCCTCCCTTGAAATGGCTGACCCCGATACCATGAGGCATCTGCAAAAGATTCTTTCCGGTGAGGTGGAGTCCAGAATTATGCAGGCTTTTGAAGCTTCTGTTAAGGCGGGAAGTGATGCCTTTCAGCTTGGCTCCCACATCGCCTGGAATTATCCGGCTGAATGGAAGGCGGTCAAAGAGGATTGGAGCAGTGTGTACAAGGAGCGGGTCAAGCTGGAAGTACAGACAAAAGCAGAGATAAAGCTGCTTGGCGCTCAGAAAAAATAA
- a CDS encoding GerAB/ArcD/ProY family transporter yields the protein MKHISSSQLVMLLTIYLYSEAAAFLISPIIKTASYSTVFAVIIGGVLGLLIVLVSAALARKNEREYFAVFGKYIVGKWVHTLLILLLIGYMLHRASMGMRNIEDFLMVNHLPTTPESVIAILLGIAVALTVRAGIQAIARIAEVIFFVNVLLFVVLTPLLMGIELHIPMLRAFVTNFDLNRTAAGTLQATPWFGDAFVVLFIYPHLKQQIKIRRAAFWGAVFSMILILSYLVPSLLAFGPELGGKMTYPVMEYVRSMRIADFIETLDPFLTILYIPALLLKISLLVYAAVISLARLLSLHDYKPLALSVSAAVVGYSVHFANNTAELLNFMTVYWPSYALCMQLIPLLYWLVAKIRGKGAAQPKAP from the coding sequence ATGAAGCATATTTCGTCCTCCCAGCTCGTTATGCTGCTGACTATTTACCTGTACTCAGAGGCTGCTGCTTTTTTGATCTCTCCAATCATTAAAACAGCCTCCTATAGTACAGTATTTGCTGTAATAATCGGAGGAGTTCTGGGGCTTCTGATTGTCCTGGTCAGTGCTGCGCTTGCAAGAAAAAATGAACGTGAATACTTTGCCGTATTCGGTAAATATATTGTGGGTAAATGGGTACATACTCTGCTTATCCTGCTCCTGATTGGATATATGCTTCACCGGGCGTCTATGGGCATGCGTAATATCGAGGATTTTCTGATGGTCAACCACTTGCCGACAACACCGGAATCCGTCATCGCGATTCTGCTGGGGATCGCCGTCGCGCTGACCGTGAGGGCGGGCATACAGGCTATTGCGAGAATTGCCGAGGTGATTTTTTTTGTAAATGTGCTGCTGTTTGTTGTCCTGACTCCGCTGCTGATGGGAATCGAGCTTCATATCCCTATGCTTAGGGCCTTTGTAACCAACTTCGATCTGAACCGTACTGCAGCCGGAACATTGCAGGCAACCCCCTGGTTTGGAGATGCTTTTGTAGTTCTGTTTATCTATCCTCACCTTAAGCAGCAGATCAAGATCAGGCGGGCGGCGTTCTGGGGGGCTGTTTTCTCCATGATTCTCATTTTGTCCTATCTGGTTCCAAGCCTGCTGGCCTTCGGTCCGGAGCTGGGCGGCAAAATGACGTATCCGGTTATGGAATATGTAAGAAGCATGCGGATCGCCGATTTCATTGAGACGCTGGATCCGTTTCTGACGATCCTCTACATTCCTGCACTGCTTCTAAAAATCAGCCTGCTGGTCTATGCCGCAGTTATCAGTCTGGCCAGATTACTGTCGCTGCACGATTATAAGCCGCTTGCCCTTTCGGTTTCGGCTGCCGTTGTGGGCTATTCGGTCCATTTTGCCAATAACACGGCAGAGCTGCTCAACTTCATGACGGTATACTGGCCTTCTTACGCCCTCTGTATGCAGCTGATACCGCTACTATACTGGCTTGTGGCCAAAATCAGAGGGAAAGGGGCTGCGCAGCCCAAAGCTCCATGA
- a CDS encoding MBL fold metallo-hydrolase yields MAVQLQMLGTGDAHAKNYYNNNGLLLSPDYTLLIDCGTTAPAAMKAAGRSVHEIDAVLITHLHEDHAGGLPELGLLARTDTGGPIMLLAAEALIEPLRESYRKNCPSAPRYPRSLEEAFNVKLLKPDTPHILSGEITLELLRTPHIRGKDSYSLLLNSTVFYSADMIFQPELLLKLVRKQGIRTIFHECQLAGKGVIHTSLDQLLSLPPDIRERISLMHYSDEKPSYEGKTGEMAFLEQQAVYPL; encoded by the coding sequence ATGGCTGTACAGCTGCAAATGCTCGGCACCGGGGATGCCCATGCCAAAAACTACTATAATAACAACGGGCTGCTGCTCAGCCCGGACTATACGCTGCTGATTGATTGCGGTACAACCGCACCGGCTGCCATGAAGGCAGCAGGCCGTTCCGTCCATGAAATTGATGCCGTCCTGATTACCCACCTTCACGAGGATCACGCCGGCGGTTTGCCTGAGCTCGGTCTGCTAGCCAGGACGGATACAGGAGGCCCAATAATGTTACTTGCAGCTGAAGCCTTAATTGAACCTCTGAGGGAAAGCTACCGTAAAAACTGTCCTTCCGCCCCCCGGTACCCCCGCTCGCTTGAGGAGGCCTTCAATGTGAAGCTGCTGAAGCCGGACACTCCGCATATTCTGTCAGGCGAAATTACGCTTGAGCTGCTCCGCACGCCGCACATCCGCGGCAAGGACAGCTATTCCCTGCTGCTGAACAGCACTGTTTTTTACAGTGCTGATATGATCTTTCAGCCCGAGCTGCTCCTGAAGCTGGTCCGCAAGCAGGGCATCCGTACTATTTTTCATGAATGCCAGCTTGCGGGCAAGGGGGTAATCCATACTTCACTGGATCAGTTGTTATCCCTGCCGCCTGATATCCGCGAGCGGATCAGCCTGATGCATTACAGCGACGAGAAGCCCAGCTATGAGGGAAAAACGGGAGAAATGGCTTTTCTGGAGCAGCAAGCCGTATATCCGTTGTAA
- a CDS encoding copper amine oxidase, giving the protein MRWKKIALCVAVFSLMGGSLLFADSVNQKIRVWSNGKEIADGGYLIDGKTYIPAREAGGVVSWDGSGKVTILKPNVHIVLFKGDTVFGNTYTGKLKMKVLAQVDSLKESVSAVKVSITDPSGNVKDILEDSGGSKNEDFWFSTPEFTYDFKDSGKYSVGFYIKASKGADYVLVSEKVVTATAKN; this is encoded by the coding sequence ATGAGATGGAAAAAAATTGCTCTGTGCGTGGCTGTGTTTTCCCTGATGGGAGGCTCATTATTATTCGCGGATTCAGTTAATCAAAAGATTAGAGTATGGAGCAATGGAAAGGAAATAGCCGATGGCGGGTATCTGATCGACGGCAAAACATACATTCCGGCCAGAGAGGCGGGGGGTGTCGTCAGCTGGGACGGTTCGGGTAAGGTAACGATCCTGAAGCCTAACGTGCACATTGTCCTGTTCAAAGGCGACACTGTATTCGGCAACACGTATACCGGTAAGCTGAAGATGAAGGTTCTTGCCCAGGTGGACAGCCTGAAGGAAAGCGTTTCGGCCGTGAAGGTGTCAATAACGGACCCTTCGGGAAATGTAAAGGACATTCTGGAGGATTCCGGCGGCTCAAAGAATGAGGATTTCTGGTTTTCGACGCCCGAATTCACTTATGATTTCAAGGATTCCGGTAAATACAGCGTAGGGTTCTATATCAAGGCGTCCAAGGGTGCAGATTACGTTCTTGTGTCAGAAAAGGTAGTAACAGCCACAGCCAAGAATTAA
- a CDS encoding DUF1292 domain-containing protein, protein MSDHKHEHGHEHGEACGCGHDHDHEHEEFVLTLTNEQGEDVEMVLVETFDVGEKLYALLLERENPEADGIILRMEEENEEMVLYNIEDEAEWKAVEEAYNELLAQQE, encoded by the coding sequence ATGAGCGATCACAAACATGAGCATGGCCATGAACATGGTGAAGCATGCGGTTGCGGACATGATCACGACCATGAGCACGAGGAGTTTGTGCTGACCTTGACGAACGAGCAGGGCGAAGATGTAGAAATGGTGCTGGTAGAAACGTTCGATGTAGGCGAGAAGCTGTATGCGCTGCTGCTGGAACGCGAAAACCCTGAAGCAGACGGCATCATTCTGCGTATGGAAGAAGAGAACGAGGAAATGGTTCTTTACAACATTGAAGATGAAGCTGAATGGAAAGCTGTTGAAGAAGCTTACAACGAGCTGCTTGCCCAGCAAGAATAG
- a CDS encoding aminotransferase class I/II-fold pyridoxal phosphate-dependent enzyme — translation MNQHDTPLFTALKKHAAGNPVQFHIPGHKKGLGTDAEFREFIGDNALSIDLINIAPLDDLHQPTGVILEAQKLAAQAFGADYTYFSVQGTSNAIMTMILSVCSEGDKIIVPRNIHKSVMSAIIFSGAKPVFISPVQDENLGIDHGITTSSLEKALKRHPDAKGVLVINPTYFGVVADLRSIVDLAHSYGVPVLVDEAHGVLIHFHEDLPVSAMQAGADMAATSVHKLGGSMTQSSVLNLNAKTGLVNPQRVQTIISMLTTTSTSYILLASLDTSRRNLALNGHDMAERTIGLSNYAREAINSIDGLYSFGKEILGTEATFNLDPTKLNIHVRHLGITGYETENWLRQKYNIEVELSDMYNILCLITPGDTRESVDKLISALRVLSAVHYSKGEIYELKVQVPEIPQLALIPRDAFYADTQLVPFRESAGYIIAEFIYVYPPGIPILLPGEVITQDNIDYIIDHVEIGLPVKGPEDRSINFVKVIVEADPIS, via the coding sequence ATGAATCAACACGATACTCCCCTCTTCACCGCTCTCAAAAAGCATGCCGCCGGAAACCCTGTGCAATTTCATATTCCCGGGCATAAGAAGGGGCTAGGAACCGATGCCGAATTCCGTGAGTTTATCGGCGATAACGCGCTATCCATAGATTTGATCAACATCGCACCGCTTGATGATCTTCATCAGCCTACAGGCGTGATTCTAGAAGCTCAGAAGCTGGCTGCGCAGGCCTTCGGCGCCGACTATACGTATTTTAGCGTACAAGGCACGAGCAATGCCATCATGACTATGATCCTCTCTGTCTGCTCGGAAGGAGACAAAATAATTGTGCCCCGCAACATTCACAAATCCGTGATGTCGGCCATTATTTTCTCTGGAGCCAAGCCTGTCTTTATCTCACCTGTTCAGGATGAGAATCTTGGGATAGACCACGGTATTACCACCAGCTCGCTGGAAAAAGCATTAAAGCGCCATCCGGATGCCAAAGGCGTCCTGGTCATCAATCCGACGTATTTCGGTGTAGTGGCCGACCTTCGTTCGATTGTAGACCTGGCCCACAGCTACGGGGTTCCCGTACTGGTGGACGAGGCGCATGGAGTATTGATTCATTTTCATGAAGATCTGCCGGTATCGGCCATGCAGGCCGGTGCGGATATGGCGGCAACCAGCGTACACAAGCTGGGCGGCTCCATGACGCAGAGCTCGGTGCTGAATCTTAATGCTAAGACCGGCCTGGTTAACCCGCAGCGGGTCCAGACGATCATCAGCATGCTGACCACAACCTCCACTTCATATATTCTGCTGGCGTCGCTGGACACCTCCAGACGCAATCTGGCACTGAACGGACATGATATGGCCGAGCGGACAATCGGCCTGTCCAATTACGCCCGCGAAGCCATTAACAGCATTGACGGCTTGTACAGCTTCGGCAAAGAAATTCTCGGCACAGAGGCTACCTTTAATCTCGATCCGACCAAGCTGAACATTCATGTCCGTCATCTGGGCATCACCGGCTATGAGACCGAGAACTGGCTGCGCCAGAAGTACAACATCGAAGTTGAGCTTAGCGATATGTATAATATTCTTTGCCTGATTACCCCGGGAGATACCCGTGAATCAGTGGACAAGCTGATTTCCGCCCTGCGGGTGCTGTCAGCCGTTCACTACAGCAAAGGCGAGATCTACGAGCTCAAGGTACAGGTGCCGGAAATTCCGCAGCTTGCCCTGATTCCGCGGGATGCCTTCTACGCCGATACCCAGCTGGTTCCGTTCCGTGAATCCGCCGGATACATTATTGCTGAATTTATTTATGTTTATCCGCCGGGTATTCCGATTCTGCTGCCTGGTGAAGTTATTACCCAGGATAACATCGACTATATCATCGACCACGTCGAAATCGGCCTGCCGGTCAAAGGACCGGAAGACCGCAGCATCAACTTTGTAAAGGTTATTGTCGAGGCTGACCCGATCTCCTGA